The following are encoded in a window of Amaranthus tricolor cultivar Red isolate AtriRed21 chromosome 2, ASM2621246v1, whole genome shotgun sequence genomic DNA:
- the LOC130806744 gene encoding serine/threonine-protein kinase rio2 produces MKLDVDVLRYLTKDDFRVLTAVEMGMRNHEIVPSELIDRIASLKHGGTYKVMKNLLKHKLLHHDSSKYDGFRLTYLGYDFLAIKTLVNRGVFSSVGRQIGVGKESDIFEVANEDGTIMAMKLHRLGRVSFRAVKSKRDYLKHRSSYNWLYLSRLAALKEFAFMKALEDHDFPVPKAVDCNRHCVIMSLVQGYPLVQVKQLQNPDIVFETILGLIVRMAEHGLIHCDFNEFNIMIDDDEKVTMIDFPQMVSVSHRNAQMYFDRDVECIFKFFRKRFKLTYELQSDVADGIEEDTNDNSRPCFSSILKVADSLDKELAASGFSKKDQDELERFIEGTSKDQDSGDEEETDDDSGADEAIADNQKINECNDTDIRNFDSLCLIEQDSIPREGDTIDSEQISSTAPSISELHSASDEEENNEEGNAELTKRLSKQRRRAIASAHRRQNVTSRNSYKDKGRKSSQNSKIQKQFGGW; encoded by the exons ATGAAATTGGATGTTGATGTTCTAAGATATCTCACTAAAGATGATTTTCGTGTACTCACTGCTGTTGAGATGGGCATGCGCAAT CACGAAATTGTCCCTTCAGAGCTCATTGATCGAATCGCTTCCCTCAA GCATGGAGGTACTTATAAGGTGATGAAGAATTTGCTTAAGCACAAGCTGCTGCATCATGATTCTTCTAAGT ATGATGGTTTCAGGTTAACATATCTTGGGTATGACTTCCTTGCCATTAAGACATTAGTTAATCGTGGTGTATTCAGCTCCGTTGGTCGTCAAATTGGAGTTGGAAAGGAATCTG ATATTTTTGAGGTAGCGAATGAGGATGGTACAATAATGGCGATGAAGCTGCATAGATTGGGAAGAGTCTCCTTTAGGGCAGTCAAATCTAAGCGTGACTACTTGAAGCACAGGAGTAGTTATAACTGGCTCTACTTATCTCGCCTTGCTGCATTGAAAGAGTTTGCTTTTATGAAG GCATTAGAAGACCATGACTTTCCAGTACCAAAGGCAGTTGACTGCAACCGTCATTGTGTGATTATGTCCCTTGTCCAAGGCTATCCTCT TGTGCAGGTGAAGCAATTGCAAAACCCAGATATTGTTTTTGAAACTATACTTGGTTTAATTGTTCGTATGGCTGAGCATGGACTTATTCATTGTGACTTCAATGAATTTAATATCATG attgatgatgatgagaagGTGACCATGATTGATTTCCCACAGATGGTATCTGTTTCTCATCGCAATGCACAAAT GTACTTTGACCGTGATGTTGAATGCATTTTCAAGTTTTTCAGGAAAAG ATTTAAGCTCACTTATGAACTGCAGTCTGATGTTGCTGATGGTATAGAGGAGGATACAAATGACAACAGTAGGCCATGCTTCTCCTCTATTTTAAAAGTTGCTGATTCTTTAGACAAGGAACTTGCTGCTAGTGGATTTAGCAAAAAGGACCAGGATGAACTTGAAAGG TTTATCGAAGGGACTTCTAAGGACCAAGATTCTGGTGATGAAGAAGAAACAGACGACGATTCAGGGGCTGATGAAGCAATTGCTGATAACCAGAAAATTAACGAGTGTAATGACACAGACATCAGGAACTTTGATTCATTATGTTTAATAGAGCAG GATTCAATACCGCGGGAAGGTGATACAATCGACAGTGAGCAAATTTCTTCTACAGCTCCAAGCATTTCAGAGTTGCACAGTGCCAGTGATGAG gaagaaaataatgaagaaggtAATGCTGAACTAACGAAACGACTTAGCAAGCAAAGGCGCAGAGCTATAGCTTCAGCCCATAGAAGGCAAAACGTTACCTCTCGAAATTCTTATAAAGACAAAGGTCGTAAGTCATCACAAAACTCCAAAATTCAGAAACAGTTTGGTGGTTGGTAG
- the LOC130806743 gene encoding uncharacterized protein LOC130806743 isoform X2, protein MIIPSGRAFFRVLRPWQITNSCDFFNFTEQFQGYHCHPGLNDINKRSFSKGLYCPMDWSKKRKTLNAIWRPVSSQSSFSKNQECYMENILNEPENIGSIEQSGHEKHVVSLVSSADDLAISSSVQAENEVHEAEAKADLGIADAAQVSTAYKEKLSVSVEVGASVMRFIRGKDGSMQKTIEEEMDVRIKFPTSKKEDSIVIGGDCMDAITKASEKIQAVIDEAVKSPTLNYSHFISLPLATHTELVEKLTRFQSTILGDSDSKGADQTMDVDLTEENSKDEEMNDKAKKAPEEAIKLKVADSSNIKVDMTDVPLVSYAPKISKSSDLGIDRSIFNKVKTFHLTVLMLKLWNKERIHAAMQVLQNVSSELAEVLGNRPLFVRLKGLNCMKGSPAKAQVLYIPVEEIGDEGRLLRACQIIIDAYVKAGLVLEKDKQQKLKLHATVMNTISRKGGKRSGLRLNVIQV, encoded by the exons ATGATAATTCCCAGTGGCAGAGCTTTCTTCAG AGTTCTTCGACCTTGGCAAATTACGAATTCGTgtgattttttcaattttactgaGCAATTTCAG GGATATCACTGCCATCCTGGCTTAAACGATATCAACAAACGTAGTTTTTCAAAGGGGCTTTATTGTCCAATGGATTGGAGTAAAAAGAGGAAAACACTTAATGCTATTTGGAGGCCGGTCAGCAGTCAGTCCTCATTTAGCAAGAATCAGG AGTGCTATATGGAAAATATCTTGAATGAGCCTGAAAATATTGGTAGCATTGAACAAAGTGGACATGAGAAGCATGTTGTATCTTTAGTGAGTTCAGCTGATGATTTAGCAATCTCTTCATCTGTGCAAGCTGAAAATGAAGTTCATGAAGCTGAAGCCAAG GCTGATCTCGGAATTGCAGATGCAGCACAAGTATCAACAGCATACAAGGAGAAACTTTCTGTTTCTGTTGAG GTAGGTGCTTCTGTCATGCGGTTCATCAGAGGAAAAGA TGGTTCTATGCAAAAAACAATTGAGGAGGAAATGGACGTCCGAATAAAATTTCCAACATCAAAAAAGGAGGATTCCATAG TTATTGGAGGTGACTGCATGGATGCAATTACCAAAGCTTCTGAAAAAATTCAAGCTGTTATTGACGAG GCTGTTAAGAGTCCAACTTTGAATTATTCTCACTTCATCTCACTTCCGTTAGCAACACACACTGAACTGGTTGAAAAGCTCACCAGATTTCAGTCCACCATACTGGGAGATTCTGATTCCAAAGGTGCAGATCAGACTATGGATGTTGATTTAACCGAAGAGAATTCAAAAGATGAAGAAATGAATGATAAAGCCAAAAAAGCACCAGAAGAAGCTATCAAACTTAAGGTTGCTGATTCAAGTAATATTAAGGTGGATATGACGGACGTACCTCTTGTAAGCTATGCACCTAAAATATCGAAGTCATCTG ATTTGGGAATTGATAGATCTATATTCAATAAAGTAAAGACCTTTCACTTGACTGTACTTATGCTGAAGTTATGGAATAAAGAACGCATCCATGCAGCAATGCAGGTTTTGCAG AATGTCTCCTCTGAATTAGCAGAGGTCTTGGGCAATCGACCTTTGTTTGTTAGACTAAAGGGTTTG AACTGCATGAAAGGATCACCTGCCAAAGCTCAAGTTCTTTATATTCCTGTTGAAGAAATAGGCGATGAAGGGCGACTTTTACGTGCATGTC AAATCATTATTGATGCTTATGTCAAAGCTGGGCTAGTTCTAGAGAAAGATAAGCAGCAAAAATTGAAG